The following coding sequences lie in one Anguilla rostrata isolate EN2019 chromosome 8, ASM1855537v3, whole genome shotgun sequence genomic window:
- the LOC135261543 gene encoding perlucin-like protein isoform X2, protein MHFLDFIFHPLGHLKAKSRLCCPPYKVATVCLGLLCAFLVIVIIILFVYKEQVKPKVCPPEWIGFNTSCYYISSSRKSWNDSQEYCAERGGHLAIIHTPEEQTFLFNQLAPGYWNAYWFGVSDEKAEGDWFWVDGTKLVRGFWIDGEPNNNNDEDCGYMVKTCNASILTLGSWNDAPCNMSCPWICEAPIS, encoded by the exons ATGCACTTTTTGGACTTTATCTTCCACCCTTTGGGCCATTTAAAAG CTAAAAGCAGGCTGTGCTGTCCCCCTTACAAAGTAGCTACAGTGTGTCTGGGACTGCTATGTGCCTTCTTAGTGATTGTCATCATTATCCTGTTTGTCTACA AGGAGCAGGTGAAACCCAAGGTCTGCCCGCCAGAGTGGATTGGATTCAACACCAGCTGCTACTACATCTCCTCCAGCAGGAAGTCCTGGAACGACAGTCAGGAATActgtgcagagagggggggacacTTAGCCATTATACACACGCCAGAGGAACAG ACGTTTCTGTTTAACCAGCTGGCCCCAGGTTACTGGAATGCGTACTGGTTTGGGGTCAGTGATGAAAAGGCAGAGGGTGACTGGTTCTGGGTGGACGGGACCAAACTTGTTAGAGG CTTCTGGATAGATGGCGAgcccaacaacaacaatgatgaGGACTGTGGCTATATGGTGAAGACTTGCAATGCAAGCATACTGACCCTGGGAAGCTGGAACGATGCACCTTGCAACATGTCCTGCCCGTGGATATGTGAGGCTCCGATCAGTTAG